From one Bacillus sp. FJAT-42376 genomic stretch:
- a CDS encoding spore germination protein has protein sequence MKNMDGSPKTSMPEMMAVLRSSSDFIQYGGSGTSVKYWISYFRTLVDTKMLHESVLAVLSKEKWNTLEELKEIIPVENLVLTSDTDVVKEKLLQGFIMVTLSEYGQSCLLIRVFMEKSRQVSLPEVEFSVVGPKEAFVESIESNIHLIRKRLPSEDLRIREINIGKLTHTKVAVLFLENIADEENVRTVWQRLNDIEIDHISDSSFLTQVMSDNHHSPFPQLLDSERPDRVVSILSEGKIVIIVDGSPQVLIGPSTLVEFFSAFDDYFFNYIVASFFRIVRLASVAFSILVTPVYVAALNFHYELIPRDLLNTLVSSREEIPLPPILEAIFLELTIELLREAGARLPTKVGQTIGIVGGIVIGTASVEAGLTSNVLLIIVSLAALASFTTPVYKMSNTIRLVRFPFLLFAEFYGLLGIVFCFCVLATHLLKLSSLGRPFLEPIYPPRSADMKDALIRLPLSMMAKRPIQLRTKQPYRFNEKKAKQNKDIDE, from the coding sequence ATGAAAAATATGGATGGATCACCAAAGACTTCAATGCCTGAGATGATGGCTGTGCTTAGAAGTTCTTCTGATTTTATCCAGTATGGCGGCAGTGGAACCTCCGTGAAATATTGGATTTCTTATTTCCGCACCTTAGTGGATACAAAGATGCTGCATGAAAGCGTTCTGGCCGTTCTTTCTAAAGAAAAATGGAATACGCTCGAAGAATTGAAAGAAATCATCCCGGTTGAAAACCTTGTACTGACTTCGGATACAGATGTGGTCAAGGAAAAGCTGCTACAGGGGTTCATTATGGTCACGCTCTCAGAATATGGCCAATCCTGTCTTTTAATCCGGGTATTTATGGAAAAGTCCAGGCAGGTCAGTCTTCCTGAAGTGGAATTTAGTGTGGTCGGCCCAAAAGAGGCATTTGTCGAATCCATTGAATCGAACATTCATCTCATTAGAAAGAGGCTTCCTTCAGAAGATTTGCGGATAAGGGAAATCAATATCGGCAAACTGACCCATACGAAAGTAGCTGTCCTCTTTCTTGAGAATATTGCAGATGAGGAAAATGTAAGGACCGTATGGCAGAGACTGAATGATATAGAAATTGATCATATTAGTGACAGTTCCTTTTTGACTCAGGTTATGTCGGATAATCATCATTCTCCATTTCCTCAGCTGCTTGATTCAGAACGGCCGGACCGTGTCGTGTCGATTCTTTCAGAGGGAAAAATTGTCATTATTGTTGACGGATCCCCGCAGGTGCTGATTGGCCCAAGTACTCTTGTCGAATTCTTTTCTGCATTTGATGATTACTTTTTTAATTACATCGTTGCCTCTTTTTTTAGAATCGTCCGGCTGGCCTCTGTTGCGTTCTCGATCCTGGTGACGCCGGTGTATGTGGCAGCCCTGAACTTTCATTATGAGCTGATTCCCCGGGATCTCTTGAATACGCTTGTCAGCTCCAGGGAAGAGATTCCTCTGCCGCCGATTCTGGAAGCCATTTTTCTCGAGCTTACGATTGAACTGCTCCGGGAGGCGGGAGCACGTCTCCCGACGAAAGTCGGCCAAACCATCGGGATTGTCGGGGGGATCGTTATCGGAACTGCTTCTGTCGAGGCGGGATTGACGAGTAACGTTCTTCTCATTATTGTCTCGCTTGCAGCGCTCGCTTCCTTTACAACACCTGTTTATAAGATGAGCAATACCATTCGTTTAGTCCGCTTTCCGTTTCTGCTGTTTGCTGAATTTTATGGATTGCTCGGCATTGTGTTCTGCTTTTGTGTGCTTGCGACGCACCTGTTGAAGCTTTCTTCTTTAGGAAGGCCGTTTTTGGAGCCGATCTACCCGCCGAGGTCCGCCGATATGAAGGATGCGCTTATTCGTCTGCCGTTATCGATGATGGCGAAACGACCCATCCAGCTCAGAACGAAACAGCCGTATCGTTTTAATGAAAAAAAAGCGAAGCAAAATAAGGATATCGACGAATGA
- a CDS encoding GerAB/ArcD/ProY family transporter — MTKIAEKYQVSHFLVFYLIHSLQFGVGVLGFQRIIVKFAGQDAWIAVILSGVFSHIMVWMIYRILRGAEGNIHDIHHRIFGKWLGKGINILISLYFTMLAIGVLRTFIEIIQVWMFPDMNVLVFSLLFLALVYYIVTGGFRVVTGICFFGVVLPGYLMITYFFPLEFAEWENLFPMFDHSLGDIFSATKSMALTVLGFEALLVYYPFIKHPEKSQKWAHAGIFFTTALYLLILIVTIVFFNEEQLQKNIWATLTIWKIVEIPFVERFEYIGIANWNLVILPNVCLTLWCASRGFKQTLNLPQKKTLLIVLVLCLIAVNMFQTRNQIDDFNTIMGKVGLYFYLYIPVILFTQFLMKRVKKQGGAG, encoded by the coding sequence TTGACTAAAATTGCGGAAAAATATCAAGTCTCTCATTTTCTTGTGTTCTATCTCATTCATTCCCTTCAATTCGGTGTCGGGGTCCTTGGATTTCAGCGGATAATCGTGAAGTTTGCCGGTCAGGATGCCTGGATCGCGGTGATTTTGTCCGGGGTATTTTCGCATATCATGGTGTGGATGATCTACCGGATTTTAAGAGGGGCTGAAGGGAACATTCATGATATCCATCACCGGATTTTCGGAAAATGGCTGGGTAAAGGGATCAATATCTTAATTTCGCTTTATTTCACGATGCTTGCCATTGGTGTATTAAGAACCTTTATTGAAATAATCCAAGTCTGGATGTTTCCGGATATGAATGTGCTGGTTTTCAGTCTGCTCTTTTTGGCGCTTGTCTACTATATTGTAACGGGAGGTTTCAGGGTCGTTACGGGGATTTGCTTTTTCGGGGTAGTTTTACCCGGCTACCTGATGATTACGTATTTTTTTCCGCTGGAATTTGCTGAATGGGAAAACTTATTTCCGATGTTTGACCATTCGCTCGGCGATATTTTTTCAGCGACTAAAAGCATGGCTCTGACCGTTTTAGGGTTTGAGGCGCTGCTTGTTTACTATCCGTTCATTAAGCATCCGGAAAAATCTCAAAAATGGGCGCATGCAGGGATCTTTTTTACCACTGCCTTATACTTGCTCATCCTGATTGTGACGATTGTATTTTTTAATGAAGAACAGCTTCAGAAAAACATTTGGGCGACATTAACCATATGGAAGATCGTGGAGATCCCTTTCGTGGAACGTTTTGAATATATAGGGATTGCCAACTGGAACTTAGTGATCCTTCCCAATGTCTGCCTCACGTTATGGTGTGCGAGCAGGGGCTTTAAACAGACGCTGAATCTCCCTCAAAAGAAAACACTGCTGATTGTGCTCGTATTGTGCTTAATCGCCGTCAATATGTTTCAGACGCGTAACCAGATTGATGATTTTAACACCATAATGGGGAAGGTAGGCCTGTATTTTTACCTGTATATTCCTGTTATTCTGTTTACGCAATTCTTAATGAAAAGAGTAAAGAAACAAGGTGGTGCCGGATGA
- a CDS encoding heavy metal translocating P-type ATPase: protein MERDYNIGPLERWGQNAELLAAVLSGLLIAAGWAFQQSQPQTSIVLFILAFLIGGFAKAKEGIGETIANRTLNVELLMIFAAIGSAVIGHWLEGAILIFIFSLSGALETYTMNKSQKEISALMKIQPEEAIVINGDEYSRVHVSELQKGDFILVKPGERIPADGILVSGQTTVDQSAITGESIPADKYEQDEFFAGTVNLTGSITIEVTKTSNDSLFSKIIEMVQSAQSAKSPSQLFIERFENTYVKTVLAAVLIMMIVPHFAFGWSWNETFYRAMVLMVVASPCALVASIMPASLSAISNGARNGLLFKGGVHLERLSRAKVIAFDKTGTLTKGEPEVTDVRLRKELDETDLYSAVLSIETQSNHPLAKAIVNFARQAEGVQSRWTAVTEHSGMGVGAQWNGSEFLIGKEEFVGAEEARSFSGGAAEKLAEEGKTVVFVRDGEGIAAVFALKDTLRTETKDAINSFRENGLQTVMLTGDSEVTAKSIAREAKLDDYRAECMPQDKLDEIKKRKSNDGITIMVGDGINDAPALALADIGIAMGEGSDAALETADIVLMKNNLQKLSEAIRLSKRMNRIVKQNIIFSMAVIALLICSNFLQVISLPFGVIGHEGSTILVILNGLRLLKN from the coding sequence ATGGAAAGGGATTATAATATTGGTCCGCTGGAAAGATGGGGCCAGAATGCGGAGCTGCTGGCAGCCGTTCTCTCTGGTTTATTGATCGCTGCAGGCTGGGCATTTCAGCAAAGCCAGCCGCAAACTTCTATTGTGCTGTTCATTCTTGCGTTCCTAATTGGCGGATTTGCAAAGGCAAAAGAAGGGATCGGAGAAACAATTGCCAACCGTACCCTTAATGTTGAGCTTCTGATGATTTTTGCTGCAATTGGTTCTGCCGTGATCGGCCACTGGCTGGAAGGGGCTATTTTAATTTTTATCTTTTCATTAAGCGGTGCTTTAGAAACGTATACGATGAACAAAAGCCAGAAAGAAATCTCTGCTTTAATGAAAATACAGCCTGAAGAGGCAATTGTAATCAATGGGGATGAATATTCCAGAGTCCATGTGAGTGAACTTCAAAAAGGAGACTTCATTCTTGTAAAACCAGGAGAACGGATTCCGGCTGATGGGATCCTGGTCAGCGGCCAGACAACGGTAGACCAGTCTGCCATTACAGGAGAATCCATTCCGGCGGATAAATATGAACAGGACGAGTTTTTTGCCGGAACAGTCAATCTCACAGGTTCGATTACGATTGAAGTGACAAAAACGAGCAATGATTCGCTTTTCTCCAAAATTATTGAGATGGTACAGTCTGCCCAATCAGCAAAATCACCTTCCCAGCTTTTTATAGAACGATTTGAAAACACGTATGTAAAAACCGTTTTGGCTGCTGTTCTTATTATGATGATCGTACCTCATTTTGCCTTCGGCTGGAGCTGGAATGAAACGTTTTACAGGGCAATGGTACTGATGGTTGTTGCCTCACCCTGTGCGCTTGTCGCTTCCATTATGCCGGCAAGCTTATCGGCCATATCGAATGGAGCAAGAAACGGACTGCTGTTTAAAGGCGGGGTTCACCTGGAGCGGCTTTCCCGGGCAAAAGTGATCGCGTTTGATAAAACCGGAACGTTAACAAAAGGAGAGCCCGAAGTAACCGATGTAAGGCTTCGCAAAGAATTGGATGAAACGGATTTATACAGTGCGGTACTTTCCATTGAAACTCAATCAAACCATCCTCTTGCCAAAGCGATTGTAAACTTTGCCCGTCAAGCAGAAGGAGTACAGTCAAGATGGACCGCTGTTACGGAACATTCCGGAATGGGGGTCGGAGCTCAGTGGAATGGAAGCGAATTTCTGATTGGAAAAGAGGAGTTTGTCGGTGCGGAAGAAGCCCGGAGTTTTTCAGGCGGAGCTGCAGAGAAGCTTGCGGAGGAAGGGAAAACGGTTGTATTTGTCAGAGACGGGGAGGGAATTGCAGCCGTCTTCGCCCTTAAGGATACTCTCCGTACTGAAACAAAGGATGCCATCAATTCCTTCAGGGAAAATGGGCTTCAGACCGTAATGCTGACAGGCGACAGTGAGGTAACAGCAAAATCGATTGCCCGGGAAGCAAAACTGGATGATTACCGGGCGGAGTGTATGCCGCAGGATAAACTCGATGAAATAAAAAAGAGAAAATCCAATGACGGAATCACCATTATGGTCGGAGACGGAATCAATGATGCACCTGCTCTTGCCCTTGCTGATATCGGGATTGCGATGGGGGAAGGCTCAGATGCGGCGTTGGAAACAGCCGATATCGTCCTGATGAAAAATAATCTGCAGAAGCTTTCAGAAGCAATCCGGCTTTCAAAAAGAATGAACCGGATTGTGAAACAGAACATTATCTTTTCCATGGCGGTTATTGCCCTTTTGATCTGCTCCAATTTTCTGCAGGTGATAAGCCTTCCTTTCGGCGTAATCGGACATGAGGGAAGTACAATCCTTGTGATTCTGAATGGGCTGCGCCTGCTGAAAAATTAA
- the crtI gene encoding phytoene desaturase family protein has product MKKKVIVIGGGLGGMSSAIRLAADQYDVTVIEKGERLGGKLNKREGNGFTFDTGPSILTMPWVLEQLFRSANRNIHDYITIKRIEPQWRTFFEDGTSIDLTSDLQLMMEQLKEHNPEDVHEFFQYMAYCTKMYEYSMKSFYKRSLSGINDLRNMHSMKELLAMDPMKSMDQVTKKHFSSKHLQQLFNFMIMYIGSSPYQAPAILSQLVYVQLGIGIHYVEGGMYKIAEAMSKVMREQNVDVLLNTKVKRIVTEGETAVGVELENGEILHSDLVVSNLEAIPAYKTIMENQSGSKKAAEDLEKYVPTVSGLVLLLGVNKEYKHLAHHNFFFSEDPKKEFDQIFNEGVPADDPTVYIGISSKSDPSQAPDGKENLFVLTHVPPLKDGETWEEQKEQYREKVLDKLERMGVADLRNHIEWEYQFTPDDIQELYGSNGGSIYGVATDRKKNGGFKIPSRSKLLHNLYFTGGSTHPGGGVPMVTLSGQLTADLILEDELAKATKKEIG; this is encoded by the coding sequence TTGAAGAAAAAAGTGATCGTGATCGGCGGAGGACTTGGAGGTATGTCATCAGCCATCCGTCTTGCAGCGGATCAGTATGATGTGACCGTAATTGAAAAGGGAGAGCGGCTTGGCGGAAAATTAAATAAGCGGGAAGGAAACGGCTTTACATTTGATACCGGTCCCTCTATTTTAACGATGCCATGGGTGCTTGAACAGCTGTTCCGGAGTGCAAACCGCAATATCCACGACTACATAACCATTAAACGGATTGAACCGCAGTGGAGAACGTTTTTTGAAGATGGAACATCCATTGATCTGACGAGTGATCTGCAGCTTATGATGGAACAGCTGAAGGAACATAACCCCGAAGATGTTCACGAATTTTTTCAATATATGGCTTATTGCACAAAGATGTATGAATACAGCATGAAGAGTTTCTACAAGCGCAGTCTTTCAGGAATCAATGATTTGAGAAATATGCATTCTATGAAAGAACTTCTTGCGATGGATCCAATGAAATCCATGGATCAGGTGACGAAAAAACACTTTAGCAGCAAGCATCTTCAGCAGCTGTTTAATTTTATGATCATGTATATCGGCTCCTCCCCTTATCAGGCGCCGGCTATTCTTTCTCAGCTCGTATACGTGCAGCTTGGCATCGGCATTCACTATGTAGAAGGCGGCATGTATAAAATTGCTGAAGCGATGAGCAAGGTCATGCGGGAGCAGAACGTGGACGTGCTTTTGAACACGAAAGTGAAAAGGATCGTGACGGAAGGAGAAACCGCTGTAGGAGTAGAGCTTGAGAACGGAGAAATTCTCCATTCAGATCTGGTGGTTTCGAACCTTGAAGCTATACCAGCCTATAAAACCATCATGGAAAATCAGAGCGGCAGCAAAAAAGCAGCGGAAGATCTGGAGAAATATGTGCCAACCGTATCAGGCCTTGTTCTTCTCCTTGGTGTGAATAAAGAATACAAGCATCTTGCCCATCACAACTTCTTCTTTTCTGAGGATCCTAAAAAAGAATTTGACCAGATCTTTAATGAGGGCGTTCCTGCGGACGATCCAACTGTGTATATCGGGATTTCTTCTAAATCCGATCCTTCCCAGGCTCCTGACGGAAAAGAGAACCTTTTTGTTTTAACCCATGTACCGCCTTTAAAGGACGGGGAAACATGGGAGGAGCAAAAGGAGCAGTATCGCGAAAAAGTTCTAGATAAACTGGAACGCATGGGCGTAGCGGATTTAAGGAATCACATTGAATGGGAATACCAATTCACTCCGGACGATATTCAGGAGCTATACGGTTCAAATGGAGGCTCGATTTACGGCGTTGCCACGGACCGCAAGAAAAATGGCGGATTTAAAATTCCAAGCCGCAGTAAGCTCCTTCATAATCTTTATTTCACCGGAGGCTCCACACATCCTGGCGGAGGAGTTCCAATGGTCACACTCTCCGGCCAGCTCACTGCGGATCTGATCTTGGAAGACGAACTGGCGAAGGCAACAAAAAAAGAAATCGGCTGA
- a CDS encoding glycosyltransferase family 2 protein has protein sequence MLLLYCFILFIFLILTAVNSFFMPKLNSGDLSEFPQVSILVPLRNEERNVKKLITMLKKLTYPNLRFLLLNDQSEDRTEELLMRYSGDDQRFTLLSGVPLPKGWAGKVHACHTLSLHAETEFILFLDADVRLKENTVERAVYTLKKHDVALLTGFPRFPVKYLLEKLLVPMQHFLVYAHLPLFLANRTVFPAATAAHGAFMLFKRSAYMEAGGHAAIKDSIVDDVHLARKMKETGRQVLLANITDDVTCYMYASGKEAWNGFKKNIFPGFGRSFPAALGLCLFYAAFYLLPGLLLMYGFIQLVLFQSFSLYWFLPYVLISAQKMYIDWKSNQKLTLSLMMPLAGGVFICLMIASMNASYRKKGYEWKGRSYT, from the coding sequence TTGCTGCTATTATATTGCTTCATCCTTTTTATTTTCTTGATTCTGACGGCGGTTAACTCCTTTTTCATGCCAAAGCTAAATAGCGGGGACTTGAGCGAATTTCCTCAAGTAAGTATTCTTGTTCCTCTCCGGAATGAAGAGCGAAATGTAAAAAAGCTGATCACCATGCTGAAAAAACTCACCTACCCGAATCTCCGGTTCCTGCTTTTAAATGACCAGTCTGAAGACAGGACGGAGGAACTTCTCATGCGGTATTCTGGAGATGACCAGCGCTTTACCCTTCTTTCAGGCGTCCCCCTTCCTAAAGGCTGGGCCGGGAAAGTCCATGCGTGCCATACATTGAGCCTGCATGCTGAAACTGAATTCATCCTTTTTTTAGACGCAGATGTCCGTTTGAAAGAAAATACAGTGGAACGTGCGGTCTATACGCTTAAAAAACATGATGTCGCACTATTAACCGGATTTCCTAGATTTCCAGTCAAGTACCTGCTTGAGAAACTGCTCGTTCCCATGCAGCACTTCCTGGTGTATGCCCACCTGCCTCTTTTTTTGGCAAACCGCACCGTTTTTCCTGCAGCTACAGCAGCCCATGGAGCGTTTATGCTTTTTAAACGTTCCGCATATATGGAAGCGGGCGGTCATGCTGCCATAAAAGATTCTATCGTGGACGACGTACATCTTGCGCGGAAGATGAAGGAAACGGGCAGACAGGTTCTTCTTGCAAATATTACGGACGATGTGACGTGCTATATGTATGCATCGGGAAAAGAAGCATGGAATGGATTCAAAAAAAATATATTCCCCGGATTCGGCCGGTCTTTTCCTGCTGCTCTCGGACTTTGTCTATTCTATGCGGCATTTTATCTTTTACCTGGTTTATTATTGATGTACGGATTTATTCAGCTAGTGCTCTTCCAGTCATTTTCTTTATACTGGTTTTTACCATATGTGCTCATTTCCGCTCAAAAAATGTATATAGATTGGAAGTCCAATCAAAAACTGACTCTTTCGCTGATGATGCCGCTTGCCGGCGGAGTATTTATCTGCCTCATGATTGCATCCATGAATGCCTCCTATCGAAAAAAGGGGTACGAGTGGAAAGGACGCTCTTATACATAA
- a CDS encoding Ger(x)C family spore germination protein gives MKKCIQLTALFILMVTQTGCIQKEIIDDVNIILASGYDSSGGELTGTVVVPVYQKQQPVKSEILEEQAVLTRDLLTNLQRKSSDPLVYGKLQVALFGEELAKKGFKDLLDSLQRDASVGSRVYLAVGRKSASEILRGQYGIRGTAVYLSNLIRHNIESRDLSRENLHLFLYNMYDKGKDAYLPILELSGKDELEISGVALFDEDRMVAEVPSDKMIFFKLLTDQYMEGTYTMALKDGVKVSVKSITSHKKVRMKSEDSVKIDIKLEGHIREYTGKKITPAVVKKVESEFKKTVEKECLALIEQFQSLDIDPVGIGDQASHTFRGFKIKEWKKNYRNVKADVNADIIVNESGVID, from the coding sequence ATGAAAAAGTGCATTCAGCTCACTGCCCTTTTTATACTGATGGTGACACAGACCGGCTGTATTCAAAAAGAAATCATTGATGATGTGAATATCATTCTGGCTTCAGGCTATGACTCTTCCGGAGGAGAGCTGACGGGCACGGTTGTAGTACCTGTTTATCAAAAGCAGCAGCCGGTAAAAAGTGAAATCCTTGAAGAGCAGGCGGTGCTTACGAGGGATTTGCTGACAAACCTTCAGCGGAAATCTTCAGATCCATTAGTATATGGAAAACTGCAAGTCGCTCTCTTTGGTGAAGAGCTGGCCAAAAAAGGGTTCAAGGATTTGCTTGACTCCCTGCAGCGGGACGCCAGCGTAGGGTCCAGGGTTTATCTGGCAGTGGGAAGAAAGTCCGCTTCGGAAATTTTAAGAGGACAGTATGGTATACGGGGAACGGCCGTATATTTAAGTAATTTAATCCGCCACAACATTGAAAGCAGGGATTTATCGAGGGAGAACCTGCATCTCTTTTTGTACAACATGTATGATAAAGGAAAAGATGCCTATTTGCCGATCCTTGAGCTTTCAGGCAAGGATGAGCTTGAAATTTCAGGGGTGGCTTTGTTTGATGAAGACCGAATGGTTGCGGAAGTGCCGAGTGATAAAATGATTTTCTTTAAATTGCTGACAGATCAGTATATGGAAGGCACTTACACGATGGCTTTAAAAGACGGGGTAAAGGTCTCGGTCAAAAGTATAACGTCCCACAAAAAAGTCAGAATGAAGTCGGAAGACTCAGTCAAGATTGACATCAAGCTTGAAGGCCATATCCGCGAGTATACAGGCAAAAAAATTACACCGGCCGTAGTTAAAAAAGTGGAATCCGAGTTTAAAAAAACAGTTGAAAAGGAATGCCTGGCATTGATCGAACAGTTCCAGTCGCTGGACATTGATCCTGTCGGAATCGGAGATCAGGCATCCCATACCTTCCGGGGATTCAAGATCAAAGAGTGGAAAAAGAATTACCGGAATGTGAAAGCGGATGTGAACGCCGACATTATTGTAAATGAGTCCGGAGTTATTGACTAA
- a CDS encoding sulfurtransferase gives MFVLAAVLIAILFYAAREWYRRYIPVRNIPCMPPQMMNGFTIVDVRDYNNRHDLSIDRSLNIPYSYLQKAFKDIRTEEIYLIAATKLERNMSIRFLKQKGISVKGYALTNEEECGKPAK, from the coding sequence TTGTTTGTGCTGGCTGCTGTCTTAATAGCCATTCTTTTTTATGCGGCAAGAGAATGGTACAGGAGATACATCCCTGTCAGGAATATCCCGTGTATGCCGCCACAAATGATGAATGGCTTCACGATTGTAGACGTAAGAGACTATAACAACCGCCATGATCTCTCAATAGACCGCAGTCTGAACATTCCCTATTCCTATTTGCAAAAAGCGTTTAAAGATATCCGCACGGAGGAAATCTATTTAATTGCCGCTACAAAACTGGAACGAAATATGAGTATTCGATTTCTTAAGCAAAAAGGTATTTCTGTAAAAGGCTATGCTTTGACGAATGAGGAAGAATGCGGGAAACCCGCAAAATAA
- a CDS encoding polysaccharide biosynthesis protein has protein sequence MNSFAKGAFLLALAAFFGECLEFFLNMILAKELGEHGMGMYMQILPVIFFVVIISSLELPISISKFVAEQKKEYHYSMLKHALRFVYKLTGMILIIVLVVLPFLPVFSAYHPLVRYMMFLLVPIVSFSSIARGYFMGVQQMDKIAISNFLRKAVQLGVLYFLFHGMSMDESTSLFTALAVLIGSEAVVFIYLFTQYLIQYRMMKNERFHEMDEKEVRKSLMSVSVPTTALRIFNAVTNAVQPFLIKGALIVSGVGGVMATEQYGLLAGVAMSIGFFPAFLSHSLMVALLPNVSEAYAKQDGETLRHLLQQSMWITCLYGIPAVYLMYWFAEPLTHLFFKSPEASLYLQLLWPYFLFHFFIHPLQAYLIGLGLVKDAFYHSVWSHIISFVMMYVLGSMGEFQMTGIILGMNMGIILLFLLHYVTICRRIGLSITLISGNRFT, from the coding sequence ATGAATTCATTTGCGAAAGGTGCCTTTTTACTGGCGCTTGCAGCTTTTTTTGGGGAATGTCTTGAATTTTTTCTGAACATGATTCTGGCAAAAGAGCTTGGGGAACATGGAATGGGCATGTATATGCAGATTCTGCCGGTCATTTTTTTCGTTGTGATTATATCCAGTCTGGAGCTTCCTATCTCTATATCAAAGTTTGTGGCCGAGCAGAAGAAGGAATACCACTACAGCATGCTGAAGCATGCCCTTAGATTTGTCTACAAGCTGACAGGGATGATCTTAATTATTGTGCTGGTTGTTCTTCCGTTTCTTCCGGTATTTTCGGCATATCATCCGCTTGTCCGGTATATGATGTTCCTGCTTGTTCCGATTGTCTCGTTTTCATCGATTGCGAGAGGGTATTTTATGGGTGTGCAGCAGATGGATAAAATCGCTATTTCGAATTTTTTGAGGAAAGCGGTTCAGCTTGGTGTCCTTTATTTTCTGTTTCACGGAATGAGTATGGACGAGAGCACATCCCTATTTACTGCACTTGCCGTGCTGATTGGAAGCGAAGCGGTTGTTTTTATCTATCTGTTTACACAGTATCTCATCCAATACCGGATGATGAAGAATGAGCGTTTTCATGAGATGGATGAAAAAGAAGTGAGAAAAAGCTTAATGTCGGTATCAGTTCCGACGACTGCGCTGAGGATTTTTAATGCGGTCACGAATGCGGTTCAGCCTTTTTTGATTAAAGGAGCGCTTATCGTATCAGGTGTAGGAGGAGTTATGGCTACCGAGCAGTATGGGCTTCTTGCCGGAGTGGCGATGAGCATTGGATTTTTCCCGGCCTTTTTATCCCACTCATTAATGGTCGCCTTGCTGCCGAATGTATCGGAAGCCTATGCCAAGCAGGACGGGGAGACGCTGCGCCACTTGCTGCAGCAGTCCATGTGGATTACATGCCTGTACGGCATTCCCGCCGTCTATTTAATGTACTGGTTTGCAGAACCGCTTACCCATCTGTTTTTTAAATCACCTGAAGCCTCTTTATATTTGCAGCTGCTATGGCCATATTTCCTTTTTCATTTTTTCATTCATCCTCTTCAGGCCTATTTAATCGGGCTTGGACTTGTAAAAGATGCTTTTTATCACTCGGTTTGGTCGCATATCATCTCATTTGTGATGATGTACGTGCTCGGCTCGATGGGGGAATTTCAAATGACTGGGATTATTCTCGGGATGAATATGGGCATCATTCTTCTCTTTCTTCTCCATTATGTGACCATATGCCGCAGAATCGGCCTTTCCATCACTCTTATATCGGGAAATCGGTTCACGTAA